Proteins encoded in a region of the Stieleria neptunia genome:
- a CDS encoding phenylacetate--CoA ligase family protein, which produces MTQIENEYDIAAQWRLSRAQLESLQLNRLNALLRVAIDNPFYRERFGSLELPLRSLDQLSELPLLTKSDVVAPSPGDPGRVFGLPRESYSRFHQTSGTSGHPMPVLDTQQDWQWWLDCWQHVLHAADIRRSDVAMMAFSFGPFIGFWTASDALVRAGALVIPGGGMSSETRLQLILEQRCTVVCCTPTYALHLIAVAEKLSIDLTQSSVSRLIVAGEPGGSAPAIRSRIQAGWNATVIDHSGASEIGAWGFGNRDGTGLHVIETEFIAQRLCFDDAHPNGRVAGEGEQAELVLTGLGRYGGPAIRYRTGDIVRGYEQHDHPCRFLYLDGGVLGRSDDMMVIRGVNVFPSSIESIVRQVDPTAEFRMIVTKQGEMDTLAVEAELSAPDCRQLAELFQKRLAMRVEVTPVAAGSLPRFEAKAKRLVDRRPK; this is translated from the coding sequence ATGACACAAATCGAGAACGAATACGACATCGCGGCTCAGTGGCGTCTCAGTCGCGCGCAGCTCGAATCCCTTCAGCTCAACCGGCTCAACGCGCTGTTGCGCGTCGCGATCGATAACCCTTTCTATCGCGAACGCTTTGGCTCGCTCGAGCTCCCGCTGCGATCGCTTGACCAGCTGTCCGAGTTACCGCTGTTGACCAAATCCGACGTGGTCGCACCCTCGCCGGGCGATCCCGGACGAGTGTTCGGATTGCCGCGTGAGTCCTATTCGCGGTTTCATCAAACCAGTGGAACGAGCGGCCACCCGATGCCGGTGCTCGATACGCAGCAGGATTGGCAGTGGTGGCTGGATTGCTGGCAACACGTTTTGCATGCCGCCGACATTCGCCGCAGCGACGTCGCCATGATGGCGTTTTCGTTCGGCCCGTTCATCGGCTTTTGGACCGCCAGCGACGCCTTGGTCCGGGCCGGCGCATTGGTGATCCCCGGCGGTGGAATGTCCAGTGAAACGCGACTGCAATTGATTCTCGAACAACGTTGCACCGTGGTCTGCTGCACCCCGACCTATGCGTTGCATTTGATCGCCGTTGCCGAAAAACTGTCCATCGATTTGACGCAGTCGTCCGTTTCACGATTGATCGTCGCCGGTGAACCGGGCGGCAGCGCCCCGGCGATTCGTTCAAGGATCCAGGCGGGCTGGAACGCAACCGTGATCGATCACAGCGGGGCAAGCGAAATCGGCGCCTGGGGATTCGGAAACCGTGACGGCACCGGTCTGCACGTGATTGAAACCGAATTCATTGCCCAGCGACTTTGTTTCGATGACGCCCACCCCAACGGACGTGTTGCCGGCGAAGGTGAGCAAGCGGAACTCGTGCTGACCGGATTGGGACGATACGGCGGTCCGGCGATCCGCTATCGAACCGGCGATATCGTGCGGGGCTACGAACAACACGACCACCCCTGCCGGTTCTTGTATCTCGATGGCGGCGTCCTCGGACGCAGCGACGACATGATGGTCATCCGCGGGGTCAACGTGTTTCCCAGCAGCATCGAATCGATCGTTCGGCAGGTGGATCCGACGGCCGAGTTCCGGATGATCGTGACCAAGCAGGGCGAAATGGACACGCTCGCCGTCGAAGCGGAATTGAGTGCACCCGATTGCCGGCAGCTTGCCGAATTGTTTCAAAAGCGATTGGCGATGCGCGTGGAAGTGACCCCCGTGGCCGCAGGGTCGCTGCCGCGTTTCGAAGCCAAAGCCAAGCGGTTGGTTGATCGCAGACCCAAGTGA